The following is a genomic window from Antechinus flavipes isolate AdamAnt ecotype Samford, QLD, Australia chromosome 3, AdamAnt_v2, whole genome shotgun sequence.
GGATAATTCAGATGTATATGTCAATTCATACCTTTATCATCATAGTAAATGGAGATGTCACCTGTTGCAGTATATACAATTTCATCTAACTCAGCAGCAAGTGCAGTCTTATAGTTGTCAGGCAGTGAAGCAACTTTTTCCTTCAACACTTGGAGTACCTGAGTTTGGAAAAATCAAGCCAATAGTTTTATTGAATTCACcaattaaaatatgatttcaaaGACTAAATAgcgcttaggaaaaaaaaaaaagaaaatacattttctttctcatttctaaattttattactATGTTTAGCAATCCTCATGTAAGTAGCTCTAAATAGTCAAACAAATTATTCGTGATCCAAAGTTgtaaaaaactatttaaacatgTCACTTTATCTTTAATTATGTTacaatttagttatttttatgtttgttttatgtGTTATACAGAAGTAAcatcaaagaaatcattaaacaaTATAGAGGTGAGCCAATCATGTAGTCAGAGTGAGGAATAGTAAACAAGGAAGTAAACACAGTAAAGTACCCAGCCAATCAATATTCAGAGATCTCAAAGAGCCACCCCAATGTGCTAGGTGGAACTCCTGTAGAAGATTTATGGGAAGATATTGATAACAGTTACATAGCATGAGAAGGTATAGATGACTTGTGAACTTTAATAATGGAGGAAGGATGCATATTGATAAGATAATATTCAACAAACTACCTGAAACTTACATGAGCTAAAATATCAGAGTTCACTGCTTTGACAACTTCTAAAAATAATCAATACTACATATATTGctgtaagatttgcaaagcactttacttatgttattctctcatttgatcttataaGAAAGATATGATGATTAAtcacattttacaagtgaggaaactgagggtaggAGAGGTTAAGTCTTTTCACTGGGGTCACGCAGTTAGTGCGGTAGGACTgtctttccaattccaaatctatcACTGCATCCCACCACCACCTATCTGGcagcacacatatataatactgGCATTCTTTGGGAGTGCTTACaaagaatattttgttatatttcaaatacataaaattagCGCTTAATATAAGATCAaagtattaattttttgtttgtttgtttgtttttttttaaagaagaaaaattattattttacctcCTTGGTTACAAGCTCTTCTAGAAGATCAAATTTACACTGAGAAAGCAGCTTAGATACATGAGCAAAAGCcttcatcaaaaaagaaaaaaaaaagagattagataTTTCACAATACCAAGAAAGAGGCTTTTCCTTTTATATACAAGTATAAACAATACACACTATAGAAGAAGAACATGAGATTTTTCAGTAGTAATTGACTCAAAAGTATGCTAAGTTGGACACGACTCTCAACATTTTActcatagaagaaaaaatagaggcaGAGAAAAGTTGGTAGTGGTATTCCCATTTGAAAAGGATGCAAGCAGTGGGACTTTTGCAATGAATCAGATTTAGAAGAGATCTACTCTTCTACATCTgccaaacatttttcacatggtCAAGAATGTGAaggatttaaattctatttagaaTCTTAATTATATTATAGTTACTGTAAAGAAGACTGTCAAATTCCTATGATTCTCTAGGGGAGAGAATAAGCAgttatttagttattattatgcCAGAGACTGCTAAATactttccaaatatctcatttgactctgCCAACAATCTTCAAGGTAGATattgttattgtccccattttgcagttgagaaaactgaggcaaacaaattaaatgacttgcccaggatcacataattaatGTCTCAAACCATATatgagatcttcctgattctagacctagCACTCAAACTAGTGTACTACACACATATAAGCCTGTctgaataaatgtatataaatataaattacacacacacacacacacacacacacagagttacatttatagtatataatataatatatttcagtATTCATTCCACTATACAAAATGtacactatatgtatatatatatgggacatatatatgtatatatgtacgtatatgtttgtatgtatatatggtgGAGCAGAATAagtaatttggaatcagaggtccTTAATTTGAGTGACTCTGGTCAAGTTGTTTAACCTTTGAATGTCCTAGACCCTAAGCTGTTGATCAGCATTGAtagaagtagtttttttttttaattgggagttGCTtgcactaatgaaatcacaagtttgggccttttttttttttttttttttttttttttgagagggggtGACTTTTCATATATGTCTCATTTTCTTAGATTAATTGTAAACTTCCTGAAGGAAGGATAGGTCTGTGTCCTAGCATGGTACTACATATACTCTAAATATACATCTTCAttcataaatatggaaatattagttatatgatcctcacatatatttttcttcaagaaGATAGCAGAATCATTCTGCCATAATACAGTATTGTCAAATATGTACAATACCTTGGTATAGTAGAAAGGACACTTGTTGGGAAGACAGAAAAAGTGGATTTTTCTTCAAGCACTGCTACTACTTAGTTTTGAGATGTCAAGTTAATAGTGTCTTCATGAAAAAAAAGGTATTGACCAGATCACATTTATAGTCTTTTCcacttctaaaattctattattcagTGCAAAAAACCTCACCTACcccatcttatttatttatcacAAGTATCCTGATTCAGGGAagtcaattattattatctccattttacagattgacaAACAGGAAGGTTTACAAGGCTAGCTCAAGATCTAAACAGCAAATGACTAGAACTTGAGTCCATTTTCTCCACCAACTTTTGCTAATAGGAGgctcttttttccccacttagttctacaattgtttctttctttcttttaaattatagctttttatttacaagttataagcatgggtaattttacagcattgacaattgccaaccttttgttccaatttttcccctcctccccactctctcccccagatggcaggttgatcaatacatgttaaatgttaaagtataaattaaatacaataatagTATACATGTTAATAGGAGGCTCTTAATGACAACACTAAGTAATAAGACAAGTctcactcatttctcttcctttctttaccAGTTATCTCTAACTATCTTTTGTCTTCCTCAAGTTTCCATGCCTCCTGAATATGTGAGAGTCTAATCAGTGGCATTCAGTCATTCTTTGGCCCAGCCAGGATTAAAGAAATATGGCATTTCTGATATTCAAAAAATTTCTAATCCTTGTATCAGAAAGTGTATCTGAACCATGTAAAAATAGTAAAtttcagagctgggatttaaaaccaggtccttttttttttggggggggggggaattaagCTACTGTATTCTTTGATCACTCAGGTATCTTTCAGCTATAAGTATAATTTgcttatatgttaaatatgttacatgtatatgacacacacacatattcatatctGTATGTGGTCTCCTCTTTTGGCTTGTAAGCACTTTCAGAACaagaactattttgtttttgtatttgttatttctAGAACTTGGTACAGAATGGgaacacaataggcacttaataaataaatgtttattgactggggATAAGGCAAAAACAATCTTTTGAACACAGATACAATATTACAACCAATCACTTTATTTACTGTTTCAAGAATGTGAaggatttaaattctatttagaaTCTTAATTATATTATAGTTACTGTAAAGAAGACTATCAAATTCCTATGATTAAATGTTCTGATGTTCGTTTGGTTGAGCTGTTCACGTCAAGGAAAAGGCAATGAATGATGAACAAAACACACCCGTCTTAAAGCCACAGGAACATTCATGACAAGACAGGTATTATCATAAGAATGTCTCTCTCCGAGAGCAAACATCAGAAACTGAACCTGAAATAATGAATAACCTTTATAAAAGTTTCATCTGATCCCCAATTCAGGCAGTTTCCAATAAAGAGTACTAAGTGGAGTTGGGCAGGTTCTCATAGATCTGTCCAATTCCCTCCTAATACAAATGAGGAAGCCGAGGTCAACTGTGTGAAATTAAGTGATTCGCCCCAAATCACAAGGATCCAGATCTTCCGAGTATAAATTTAAAGGAAACATTGGCACTGACAACCAGGGGtcatccttctccctcccctccagaCACACTTTAAGCCCCGAGGCATTGGGTTGCAAAGGATTAAGACGACTCCTTGGGAGGGGGAGGACAAACCTGCTTCGCTCCCTCGGTGAACTCGGCGATGCTGAACTCCTGGTCGAAATAGGCCCAAATGAGGAAGGCGTAGACTCGGGTGCGGAGCCAGACAAGGGGGTTGAACAGCCCCAAATACATTACCCTGGTCTGCTGCCGTGGCGGCTGCTGCCGAGGCGATTCCTCCGTGCTGCTGTAACTCCTCTCGGGAGGCGGGGGGCAAGGGCCAGGGCCCGGGAGGACGAAGGCGGCTGCAGCGGCGGCAGCGGGGCGTGGGGAAGGGCCGAGGAGGGGGCGGCAGCGGCGGCTGAAGCAAGGGGCCGTAGCTGCTCGGGCCCAGCCGGCCCCGGGGGCGCTGAGGCTGAGGTTgaggcggcagcagcagcagtagccaGGGAAGGGTGCCAACGCCTCTGCGGGTCCGAACCGGGCCGAGCGGGCAGCTCTGCCAGTCAGCAGCCGGGCGATAAGGAAGCGAGGCAGCTGAATGGCCAGCGCCATCTTGCCGGCCTTTCACCCCCACCTGGGCAGTGCAACCGCAAAAGAGAGTCGGGCAGGAAACTCAACAGCAGCAAGCCGGATCTGTTGCATTTGCTTCCGGAGAAGTCCGGCCATTTACAATTTTGCCTCCCGGCTGCagtgacaactttttttttcaattcagccTTCCCTGACTGCCAATACCACCACTACCATCCCCAGCTTGGCTGACACGTGGGCCTTTTCTCTTGTTGGTCATGTTTCTGGACGGACAAACGGACCGGAAATGACAAGCCGGAAATGAAGGGAGAACCTGAGGATCCGGCACTCACTAGTAGGTACCATGGCGAAACGCATTCCAGTACCTCAGCTCGAGGGTGTCACGCGTGAAGAGTTCCTGCAACGCATTTATCCACAGGTGAGGCGGTCAGCTTCGTTCGTCGAGCGTAGAAAGGAGCCACTTACTTTATGCTCCATACCCGGCCTGGGTTCTGGCATCGCATCCCTTCCGTGGGACAAACATGTCAGGGGCTTGAGTCTCCAGTGCCTTTTTGAGACTCCTTCTACGAATTAATTACTTAATTATCTTTCGGTTGAAGAAGCAGCCTCTCATTGTAGATATGGCTCGATTGACACAGACTGTGGTACGGTGGATTAAAGCCCGATTGGTTCGAATAGGACttagctagaaaaggaaaattacttcTTCGTGTCTCGTTTCTATTATTTGTAAGAAGGAAACTAAAATACCACCTACCTTACCGGGTTGTTGTGAGGTTAAAATGAACTAatgtgtgtaaagtgctttgcagaccgTAAAGCGCTATTGTAGAAATAAATATCAGTTCTTGACCCCCATATCGCCCGGTCTGAAGTTTGCGACTTCGGAGTAGTCGTAGCTTGCTATGGCTTCCCCTGGCGGCGCGGAGGGCGCTCTGCAACCTTGCCGCGTTGCTGCCCATTCCTGCACGGATTGCATTCTAACTTCTGGAGCTCATCAAGCATTGGGTGCTTTGGATCTTGCTTGCGAACTTAGTACTTTTTacatctctagtgcttagcataaagcAGTGGATTTAGAGTCTGAAAAAtcttgagttaaaatcctgcctcctacacttcatagctgtgtgattctgggcaaggcaTTTTTGAATtgctgtctgactcagtttcatcatctgtaaaatgggaataataacagacCCTAACTCCCAAAGTTGtgatgaagataaaattagactttgccaaccttaaaatgatatatacatgCTAGTTTGTTACTTTTATCTGGCTCAGTTTCCATATGCCATATAGTAAGGGAGCTCAACTTCTGTGCTTAGGTAGGAATGGTTTAGTTCAGCTAGATGATACAAGGGGTAAAGCGCTGGGGTTGGAATCTTGAGGGCTCATTTTCATatgttcaaatctgtcctcagatacttgctatttGTGTGGCCTTGGCAGAGTCAAGCAAAACCCATTTACcttagttttctaatctgtaaaatgagcaggagaatgaCAAGCTGCTCTAGTTTCTGAGGTCACAAAGAACCTGAAACTACTGAAGGAATAATTATCCTCTTCTCTgcaaaattacttttcatttactCTGTGTCCTGTAAATTGTCTTCCCAGTTAGAATAGGAGTTCCTTATAAGCAGGGATCAGTCTGTGTATTCCCAAGCCTTAATATGCAgtctttcataaaagaaaatgcttgttgattgatatcTTCAGGACTTATATGCATATTTAAGTTAATGAAGCAAAGTATTcatcagccaataaacatttattaaggacttactgtGTTACCAGGCCCTGTGCTGAgccttggggatacaaataaagaagAATCCTTCCTATATATTCTAAATAAGGGAACAACACATAttcatttgaatatatatataaaatgaggtagttTGGGGAAAGGGAATCCTAATAGCCAGGTGTACCAGGAAAAACTTCATGAAGACATTAGTACTTAAATCTTGGAGGAAACTAGGGATTTTGAAAGAATAAAGAGGAAGTACATTCTAGGATTGGAAGCAACTGATGTAAAAACAAGGAGGGTGGACCGAAATGTTTTGTAAGTGGCTAGTATAACTAGATCACAAAGTGCCAAGCAAAGAATATGTGTAAGGAAACTGGAAAGACCAATTTCTAAGGACTTTTAAATatcagaaattttatattttatttttagggcAATAGGGAACCCCAGAGATATAGAATTGGAGAGAGAAAACCTATTGAGAATGGCATGATCTGACCAGACATACACTTTAGAAAATCACTTGGGTAGTTCTGTAGAGGATAAATTGAAGGAAATCCAAATAGAAGACTTTACCATAGGAATGTCAGTTTCAGTGGAAAGAAGAGATCTGCTGGAAATTATGGAGATAGAAGGGGCAAccagatggcatagtggatagattgTCAAGTCTGGAAATACAAAcacttgtcttcctgagttcagtcCTGGCCTCAAATAGTAACTGTGTGATCCCaatagacaagtcactttcccttgtttgcctcagttcctcacctgttaaaaagaaaaaaaaaagttggaaaagcaaatgacaaactttttttttgccaagaaaaccctaaatggggtcataaagcatcagatataactgaacaacaataatgtagatagaaacaagatttggcaactgattggatttgTGGGTGTGAGACTGAGGATTTGAGAGTGATGCTGGTTTCAAATGTGAGTGATTCAAGAAGTTCCACTAGGGGGTGTTAGAAAAACAAGGATCTGGATTTAAAACTCTAGTtagtcaatacacatttattaagtgtcctcaaggagtttacacttGCGACTTtaaagaaaactggaagaaattAGTCAAAGTGGTGGAGGGAAAACCTTCTAGGCATGGAGTCAagcaacaagcatatattaaataactattttgtGCTAGGCACTCTGTtgctttgttctgttttgttttatacaAGGAACAAAATAATGtctttgtgaaaatattttacattctaatggggaagacaactatatatatatatatatacacatatataaaatgcaaataaaatatgcagttttaaaaagtttttttaatttgaaaaagaggGCACGAACAATtgagattaggaaagacttcatgcAGAAGATGGTACTAAAGTTGTGTTTTGAAGGAATGGAAATGCCAATcacaagatttgaatctagagcCAGAAATGACCTCTGATGCCATCTTATCTAAACCTCCTAATAGAGAGCTAGTAACAGAGTtgatatttgaacccaaatctttcaAGACCAGAACTTTCAGAGTATTCTCTCTCTGAGGTAGAGTAAAGAGGAGAGTTCATGCCAGGAATGGGGGACAGCAAATAGAAGGGTGGGAGAAGGGTAGGACTAAGGGACTGAAACAAaaattgtgaaggtagaaatgataaaatttgaCAACTGATGGGATAAGTAGGGTGAGGCAGGAATATTCCCAGATTATGAATTTAGGAAATCAGAAAGATTGACTGAAATAAGGAAGCTGATAAGAAGGGGATggtttgagagaaaagaaaaattcatctttgGAGTTTGTCTCAGTTTTAAATGTCCAAAAAATAATTGGTAGTGCAGGATGGAAGCTCTAGAGATCCAGATCTGTAAGTCATCTGCATAATAATTATAGTTAAGCCCATGGAAACCTCTGAGGTTACCAAATGAgtgcagagagagagaagagggccgAAGATAGAATCTTGGGAAATATTTACAGTTAAGGATACACCCCACAAAGGACACTGAAAGCAGTTACACAAGTAgggtgagaaaaacaaaaatcaagaaagaaaagtgtTGAGGAGGAAAGGGTGATCAAGAGGAAagtgaataaacatttttcattttgcttaatGTATGCAGGCATGATGTTAAGCATTTTATAGATagctcatttgatcatcataacaacCCGTGCAAGTTAGTTAAGTGCTGTTGTTATCATCTCTCTGTTAtatttggggaaattgaggcacccggggtaaatgacttgccaaggatctCACTGTTGATAGGTGTGTGAGacccagatttaaattcaaatcctcctgGGGATAGTGCTCTGTCCGCTGCACTACTAGCTGCCTGGATGCTTGGTCAGTAATATCAAATGTAGCAGAcaagtcaagaaagatgaagacttGTCAATTGAAAGCTTGTTGGATTAAAactggaaaaaggaggaaagtaaaGACAACAGGgataataattttagaaaacattGAGGGGTGGAGATATTGGAGGTCTCAGTGAGAGCAAAGAAAGTATTTAGGAGAAATGAGGCCTAGGGAATCATGGAAAGTTATGGTTACACAAAAGAATGCTAATTAAATAAATGGTACACTTGAGTAATGGTGAGCTCTGTTATGTGACCATTCCTATACAGTGGAGCTAAAGTGATGGAGTTGGTCTTGAGATTTAAGGAAGTTGAGGAATTGAGAGACTGGAATATAAGGGAATGCCAATGTGATGCTGATTACAAAGACATCAGTTGAGGAGTGGATGAAGGTGGTGATTAAGATAGTACTTGTGAATTGAAAGGGAATGACTTGGGGGACTTAGTaaactaattaaaataataaaggaggaaaagttaTTGAGTATTAGAGGTAAAGGTAAGTATAGTGATAGTGGGATTCTCTTAAAGACCAGTATGTATAATAAGAGTAAAAGAAGGTACAGTCAGTACTGGAAAGACTGACTCGGGGTATAGTGATTCTGGGGGAAGCCAAGTCTCAATGAAGTTAGTATCTGGAAGAAGTATGAGAGAAAAGGAACTTTGATCATTTTAGAACAAAATTTCTAAAGAGCGCCGTGAACGGGATGGGTGAATTTAGGATGGGCATGCTTAGGGTTGAGAGGATGAAGAGGAGATAGTAGAGTTGGGTATAATTTGGTACAGGAAACAGGAGAAGTCATAGGGAAGTAGCAGGTTACATATGAACAGTAAAGCTCTTAAGACTAGTCTCATAGTCAGATATCAAGGATTGGTCTCCACCCTACTGCTGCAGATGATCCTCCAGTGGGAGAGGGCTGTAGTGGTAGAGGGTGGAGCTTTCCTTTCTCCACCATCTCTACTGGAAGAGACTTTTAAGTCATGCAGTATGCTTTACATAATGATACTTGTCCTTTCCTGAGAGAAGTATAAGAGgttaatatttcttaatttccttttattttgtttttatttaacattctttCTATATAAAGAATAGTTCTTATGTTTGAGATGAAAAGATTATCTTTAGGAAAATACTATAATACTATTATTGGAGTTTGCATTTTCTATCTTAATTAGAATCCTAATGCTTTGTTCTTCAGCCTTTGCCTGTAATTTCTCTTGCATCActtattatttttagtattgtTCTTGTAGCCTTTGTGATCTGTCCTCAtctttcttttactcttcttctcttccattcATCTCTCTCTTTGAATGTTTATTGATCAGATATCCAACTATACTCAGTCAACAAAAGAGATCAAATTTCTCATCTAACCATAGAGAGACAGTGCATTGTGATGGATAAAGACTGAATTTGgtgacctgggtttaaatccccaTATCTGACAAGTATTAGCTCATTTTtgaacctcagttgcctcatttctaaaggagaaataataataatagctgaaaaTATCTTTCTCATTGGGTTGTAATGAGGCAAACATTATGAGATTGTAtctaaatactttgcaaactttaaaatcctATACAAACATCAGCTATTAAATTTGAGACACATtctttttttgaatgaaaaaCCATGCTCAAACCTGGAATTATAGTTAATAGGATTTAAGTATGGACAAGATCTGGAAATCATCTAATAGAAtactttccttttacagatgaagaaacccagAGAGAGACAGCTACTTGCTGAGCAGAAAATAGAACGTAGGTCTTCTAACTTGAAATATAGTACTTTTGCCATAGCACCATTGCATGTACTCAGAATAGTTTctgatttaattaaaatgatgTCTTTGTACTTCAAAAGAAGAATATTGCACAATTGCACTTTTCTCTTGAGTTAAGTAATGGCAGCTTATAGTATCAGGGCTCTGCTCTAACAAGTTTTCTATAAAGTAGTTACATAATATACCACTTTCCTGTAGTGTTTTTTTGAAAGTACTTTGGAAAGTTATATCCATTCTGACATAATTGATTAGTACCACAAAAACATAAGATATTATGGGAATGAAAAAAGACAGTTTCATAAGAATAATGTTACAAGTGGGCGATTGGACAAATTATGTCATAGTGAAATTGTAGTGGAGTTTGCAGTGGGATGCTAGAGATTGTGACATTAAGGCAATATTACATAGTGTAGGCTTATAAACTAAAGCATTAAAAATAAGATTGGTATtgttattaaatttgtttttatatcctatATGCCATTGATAAATCACTAAAtcttttttgcatataatttgtagatattgttttattttagtgaCATTAACCTGTAATACAattattcttcattattattttgataatcaACAGAGAAAGCCAGTAGTGCTGAAAGGAATTGACCTTGGAACATGTACAACCAAATGGACAGTGGATTACATCAGTCAAGTAGGAGGAGCTAAAGAAGTGAAGATTCATGTTTCAGCAGTTCCACAGATGGACTTCATCAGTAAGAACTTTGTGTATAGGTATTCACTTCTAAGGTTTACTGTAGTGATCCAAATAACTTTGGGGAATATTCTaagtatttttgtgctttttgggttctattattcatatatacaaaaatattacagATACTTTGAAGttaaggcttttaaaaatctagatttatgtcatataaagattttttttttttaattgaagtaacTTTTCCATAGGATACCCTTTGATTAGGTTTCTTTCAGGGAATTACCAGAATCAGAGCATTGAAAGGCAACTTGTAAatagttctttttccttcttagactaattatatttaaatctgAGCA
Proteins encoded in this region:
- the MAIP1 gene encoding m-AAA protease-interacting protein 1, mitochondrial, which codes for MALAIQLPRFLIARLLTGRAARSARFGPAEALAPFPGYCCCCRLNLSLSAPGAGWARAATAPCFSRRCRPLLGPSPRPAAAAAAAFVLPGPGPCPPPPERSYSSTEESPRQQPPRQQTRVMYLGLFNPLVWLRTRVYAFLIWAYFDQEFSIAEFTEGAKQAFAHVSKLLSQCKFDLLEELVTKEVLQVLKEKVASLPDNYKTALAAELDEIVYTATGDISIYYDDKGRKFVHILMCFWYLTSAKLPDETLSGTKIFQVQLGDQNVETKQLLSANYEFQREFTQGVKPDWTIARVEHSKLLE